The following proteins come from a genomic window of Micavibrio aeruginosavorus EPB:
- a CDS encoding TerD family protein, with protein sequence MSGGMGDDPFWSDTTGDNDFERPIDMMGDMGNGNGGVKNTNLPDSDVDMIGDLAASAPAPAPSPSDFHLVEKGDYFDLVKKVPSLRRIMVGAGWDHKMLENTKIDVDLSCFLLDKQNQTRVDEDFVFYNNESGCEGAVRHSGDSRTGAGDGDDETLFIDLNGLPFDVLRVMITLSIYNAAEAEQHLGMVRNIYLRIVNEEDGNEIVRLQMDESMLNNVAGMQVACLVREGPKWYLEVLENPVKGGLGAIATQYGIIVGAGA encoded by the coding sequence ATGAGTGGCGGTATGGGTGATGATCCGTTCTGGAGCGATACAACCGGTGACAATGATTTTGAACGCCCGATTGATATGATGGGCGATATGGGCAACGGCAATGGTGGAGTGAAAAACACGAATTTGCCGGATAGTGATGTCGATATGATCGGCGATCTGGCTGCGTCCGCACCGGCCCCGGCGCCTTCTCCGTCCGATTTCCATCTGGTGGAAAAGGGTGATTATTTCGACCTGGTGAAAAAAGTGCCGTCCCTGCGCCGGATTATGGTGGGCGCGGGCTGGGATCATAAAATGCTCGAAAACACCAAGATCGACGTGGATTTAAGCTGTTTCCTGCTGGATAAACAGAATCAGACCCGCGTGGACGAGGATTTCGTTTTCTACAACAATGAAAGCGGATGCGAAGGTGCCGTGCGCCACAGCGGTGACAGCCGCACCGGCGCGGGCGATGGTGATGATGAAACATTGTTCATTGACCTGAACGGTCTGCCGTTCGATGTGTTGCGTGTGATGATCACATTGTCGATTTATAACGCGGCCGAGGCTGAACAACATCTGGGCATGGTGCGCAATATTTACCTGCGCATCGTCAACGAAGAAGACGGCAATGAAATCGTCCGTCTGCAGATGGATGAATCCATGCTGAACAATGTGGCCGGGATGCAGGTGGCGTGCCTGGTGCGTGAAGGGCCGAAATGGTATCTGGAAGTGCTGGAAAACCCGGTTAAGGGCGGCCTGGGTGCGATTGCGACCCAGTACGGTATTATCGTCGGCGCAGGGGCGTAA
- a CDS encoding tellurium resistance protein TerA has product MSREQLSQDSLSEATRSRASFSGHGNAKGAAGYRAPSTDPDCEFLSQAGQMSVINPREGGFPKIRIGAAWDNIQVQQAGFFSRLLKKVSKQGVDVDLGCLYELHDGRRGAIQSFGDLYGAYNDAPFVHHTGDERTGDKDGLDEIIEINGARWGDIKRVLAYVYIYHGAPDWDAIRPQVQLLIPGETPMIVTPRVDRNDLSVCAVAMFENRENGIRITNHTEYFPGHAEMDRAFGFGLEWEGGSK; this is encoded by the coding sequence ATGTCCCGTGAACAATTGTCGCAGGATTCCCTGTCTGAAGCCACGCGCAGCCGGGCGTCGTTTTCCGGCCATGGCAATGCCAAGGGGGCGGCGGGGTATCGTGCGCCGTCGACGGATCCGGATTGTGAATTCCTGTCTCAGGCGGGGCAGATGAGCGTGATCAATCCGCGCGAAGGGGGGTTCCCGAAAATTCGTATTGGTGCGGCCTGGGACAATATTCAGGTGCAACAGGCCGGGTTCTTCAGCCGCCTGCTGAAAAAAGTGTCGAAGCAGGGTGTCGATGTTGATCTGGGCTGTTTGTATGAACTGCATGACGGACGGCGCGGGGCCATTCAATCCTTTGGTGACCTTTATGGGGCGTATAACGATGCGCCGTTTGTGCATCACACCGGGGATGAACGCACCGGCGATAAAGACGGCTTGGATGAAATTATTGAGATTAACGGCGCGCGCTGGGGCGACATCAAACGCGTGCTGGCCTATGTTTACATTTATCACGGCGCGCCCGATTGGGATGCGATCCGCCCGCAGGTGCAATTGCTGATCCCCGGTGAAACCCCGATGATCGTCACGCCGCGCGTGGATCGGAATGATTTGTCGGTGTGTGCCGTGGCGATGTTTGAAAACCGCGAAAACGGCATTCGTATTACCAACCACACGGAATATTTCCCGGGTCATGCCGAAATGGACCGGGCGTTTGGTTTTGGTCTGGAATGGGAAGGGGGCAGTAAATGA